In Phaseolus vulgaris cultivar G19833 chromosome 10, P. vulgaris v2.0, whole genome shotgun sequence, a single genomic region encodes these proteins:
- the LOC137819242 gene encoding transcription factor AS1-like — MKERQRWKAEEDALLCAYVREYGPREWNLVSQRMNTTLNRDAKSCLERWKNYLKPGIKKGSLTEEEQHHVIRLQAKHGNKWKKIAAEVPGRTAKRLGKWWEVFKEKQQREKQEINKAIGPVDNTKYDHILETFAEKLVKEHPSQSSYLMAASTGPFIHTDAHATVPAPAPASAAAALLPPWLSNSSTTNPSPAIMPPSPSVTLSLSSTAPPPPWLNVTTPHGDGIVVSELIDCCKELEEGHHAMVVHRKEAAWLLRRVELQLEAEKGNRRREKMEEIEAKIKALGEEKNAALDRIEAEYREQLAGLRRDAESKEKKLVEEWNAKHMRVVKCMEQVGCRISRIAEPNGR, encoded by the coding sequence ATGAAGGAAAGGCAACGTTGGAAGGCTGAAGAGGATGCATTGTTATGTGCTTATGTTAGAGAGTATGGTCCTAGGGAATGGAACCTTGTGTCTCAGCGCATGAACACAACTCTGAACAGGGATGCAAAGTCATGCTTAGAAAGGTGGAAGAACTACCTGAAGCCTGGCATCAAGAAGGGGTCTCTAACGGAGGAAGAGCAGCACCATGTGATCCGGCTTCAAGCGAAACACGGCAACAAGTGGAAGAAAATTGCTGCAGAAGTTCCTGGTAGAACTGCCAAGAGGTTAGGGAAGTGGTGGGAAGTGTTCAAGGAGAAGCAACAAAGGGAGAAACAAGAGATTAACAAAGCAATTGGTCCAGTTGATAACACCAAATATGATCACATTCTTGAGACTTTTGCTGAGAAGCTAGTGAAAGAACACCCTTCACAATCATCATACCTTATGGCTGCTTCTACTGGACCATTTATCCATACTGATGCACATGCAACTGTTCCTGCACCTGCACCTGCATCTGCAGCAGCAGCATTGCTTCCTCCTTGGCTTTCAAATTCTAGCACCACCAATCCCTCACCAGCAATTATGCCACCTTCCCCTTCTGTGACCCTCAGTCTCTCATCAACTGCACCTCCTCCCCCTTGGTTGAATGTAACAACACCTCATGGTGATGGCATAGTAGTTTCAGAGTTAATAGACTGCTGCAAGGAGTTGGAAGAAGGGCATCATGCTATGGTGGTGCACAGGAAGGAGGCAGCATGGCTGTTAAGAAGGGTGGAGCTGCAGTTGGAGGCAGAGAAGGGAAACAGAAGGAGGGAAAAGATGGAGGAAATTGAAGCAAAGATTAAGGCTCTGGGGGAAGAAAAGAATGCTGCTTTGGATAGGATAGAAGCAGAATATAGAGAACAGTTAGCAGGGTTGAGAAGAGATGcagaaagcaaggagaagaagttGGTTGAGGAATGGAATGCAAAGCACATGAGGGTAGTGAAGTGTATGGAACAAGTAGGATGCAGAATATCCAGAATTGCTGAGCCTAATGGAAGATAA